The region AGGCTTCCAGTAAGTTTGGGGTTCCGGCGATAACGCTTGCAATGGCCGTTCCATGTCCATTGGAATCGGTTGTGGGTACAATGGATAAAGGATCCTCCGAATTTAAAGCAGTGTTGATGGTCTCCTGGCTGTATTCCGTACCAAAGGTAAATGTTTCCGGAGGAGTTCCTTCCTGCTGGGTCTGATCCCATATTGTGAGGATCCGTGAGGAACCGTCGCTGTTCCGGAAGGCGGGATGACGGTAATCAATGCCTGTATCGATGATAACAACGATTACGCCTTCTCCGAAAAGAGCCAAAGCAGGATTGCGCTGGACATTTCCAACACCGGTCTGTTCCAGACTGACAGTGGCAGTGGGAGTATATAAAGAAGGAAACGTGTGAGCGGGATAATTTGCCAAATTGCAGATGTTTATGGCGGCAGTCGGGATATGCAGCAAGGAATGCCGGTTGTTTAAAAAGGTAATGCTGTCATCGCCGGGGGCGGCAGTCACCGGATTGGTGATGAGTAAATCGTAAAAATTATTATCCAGAATTTTTTTCACAGTTACGTCTCCTTGCTGTTACTGACAGCCCGGTCATGGAATAAGTAATGAAGCGGCTGTCTGATATTGGGCTGTCCCGGCAGCGCTGCCGGGCTGATATGTATGTTAAATGATATGGAAGAAAAAGGGAAAATATGAAGAATGGACCGGCAGACACAATGCAAAAGATAAAAACACCTGAACAATTGCATATACAAGAAATCCAGATGCTTTTATCAGATTACGGTATCTGTAAAAAAAGATTGATCCTTCTAAAGCCCTGATATAATATATTCATAACAGGATCTCAGAAAGGTAGAAATGATGAAAAATAAAAAGTGGCTTGAATGGGCGGTTGAGTTGCAGGCAATCGCCCAGGCCGGACTGTTTTATGCAAAGGATTGTTTTGATCAGGAGCGGTATGAAAGAATCCGTGAGATTTCGGCTGATATAATCAGCAATCAGTCAGAAATGCCTGTTGAAAAGGTCAAGGATCTGTTTTGTGGCGAAATCGGCTATCAAACGCCTAAGATCGATTCCAGGGCCGCAATTTTTAAGGACAACAGGATTCTTTTGGTAAAAGAGACAAATGGAAAGTGGTCATTGCCCGGAGGCTGGGTGGATGTAAATCGATCGGTAAAGGAGAATATCATCAAGGAAGTCAAGGAAGAGGCCGGTCTTGAGGTAAAGGTCCTCCGGGTCATTGCCGTACAGGACCGGGAAAAACACAATCTCCCTGTTTATGCCTATAAGATCTGTAAGATTTTCATGGAGTGTACGGTTATTGGCGGTTCCTTTCAAATAAATCATGAAACCACGGATAGCCGGTATTTTTCTCTGGAAGAATTGCCCCCTCTGGCTGAAGAAAAGTGCAATGCAGAGCAGATAAGGATGTGTTTCCAGGCCTATTTTGATCAGCAGTGGAAAACCTTATTGGATTAGGTATAGGGCCTGACGTTTTTCCTGCTTTTTCTCAACGGGTATCCATAATTCACAAAAAAACTCCGGCCGGCTGTTTTCCGGATATCATGGATGTACTGTCTCTGGATTTGGGATAAAGAGATAAAAAATTGCATAAAAAAGAGAACGACTGGAACTGAAAATTTCTGATATGTTAAAGGATTTGTTTTTCTTAGTTCTATGTAATAATTAATGAATTTTAAAGCAGCCTTTATTTAACAACAGACTTAAGGATATCCCCATTATTAATCCCATTCCCAAGCTATTTATAATTGCTCCGAATATCAGGCCTAAACTGATTCCGAGAGCGAAACAGTCCTCGTATGAATTGTTCTTATTATTTGTATTCAGCATTTATGTACCTCTTTATTGTTTTTAAATATCTTACAACAGTTATTCGATAAAGTACACTGGTATTTTCTGAGAATGAACCAAACGTCCTAAAATAATTCATATTGATAGTTGGTAAAATATGGGTTATGATGAAAGGGATTATCAAGAACGAATCATTTGTTAAGGGCTTGATAATAAAAATTACGGAAAGGAGGTTGTGAATATGAAAAATGATATACCTGGGCGGTCTCTCCTGCTGAAGGACCATTCCCGGCCGCCATGCAAAGCATTGTGGCAAGGTTCTAATCCCAGTGGCTGCCTGCTACCGGTTGAGATCATCAATCTCCCTGATTTACCTTTACAATAATGGATGAGCATAGGACAGATTATGCCTACAGCGAAATTTGGACACCAGTCCGGAAGATATAAGAGCACTTATCCATCAATAAAGAGCAGCCGAATACAATACCGGACGATTTTAGGCGTCCGGTATTTTTTGTGAAAGACAGAACTTAGGTGTAAAAGAATCACCAATGGTTGGTGCATCTAAAATTTTTTTGGATGCTTGTATTAATATACAAAAACATTCGCATATCACTTTATAATATTTACTAAAAATAAAGGGTTTGAAAAAAAGTTCTGACAAAAAAGCCTAAAATGTGATAATATATAATTATTATATTGGATAGGAGGTGCCATAATGAAGAGAATCACAAGTGCCTGTTTCCTGCAAACCATGAAATTCGATCCAGCGGATAATGCAAAACCGGAGCAAGAATTGAACTTTTAAGCTTTCCCAATAGGAGATGTAGACATGTATCAAGTAGGTGATAATATTGTATTTGGAAGTAAAGGGATCTGCAGGGTTGAGCACGTTGGCGTTTTAGAAATAGCCGATATGCCAAGGAATAAAATGTATTATACCTTAAATCCTTATTTTATAAAAGGAAGTAAGTTTTATACTCCTGTGGATAACGATAAAGTTATCATGAGACCTGTAATTCCTAAAGATGAAGCTATGAAACTGATTGATGATATAAAAAATATTGATTCCCTGTGGGTTGCTGATGAAAAGAGAAGGGAATCTGAATATAAAGAAGCCATGAAAAGGTGTGATTGCCGTGAATTGGTTAAGATCATTAAGACAATCTATTTTCGGAAACAGTCCAGATTAAAAGACGGCAAAAAATTAACTACGATAGATACAAAGTATTTTAAATTAGCAGAAGAAAACTTTTATGGAGAATTGGCCATTTCCCTTAATATGGATGTTAAAGCAGTAAAAGAATTTGTCAGAACCAGAGTAAAGAAATTAGTCATTGAATAATGGAGGAATTTATGCCCTATTTAACTATGACAGTCAGGCGGCCGCAAACTCCTGATATTAAAAACACCGAAATTCCTTGTAACTACCAGGACTTTCGGTGTTTTTTTATCATATGTAAAACTGCGGGTAACAGGACTTGAACCTGCACGGTCTCCCACCAGAACCTAAATCTGGCGCGTCTGCCAATTCCGCCATACCCGCTGGCAACAACATAAATGATACCATTTGAAAGTAAAAAAGTCAAGAAAAAGGAGGCATTTTTCTATGGCAGATATTTACTAAAAAACAACAGGTCTGCTGTTAAAATTTCTGCTGCAATGGTTTAAAGAATTCTATTCGATTACAATTTCTTATTGAACGTTTCTTTCAACCTCTTCCAGTTGAAAAAGAGCAATGGAGTCAAGGATGATATGACGCTCCATTGGAATATATGAGCAATGCGGTTTTTCAAGAATTGGATTACTATTTGCCCGGCAGCTAATAAAAAGTTATTATTAATGGAGACAGGAAGATCTTATAAGTATATTTAGAAAAATAGAAAAACGGTGATTGATGGGCTGTTAATGAAAGAACTATAATTAGGTTAGATGGACTGTTTTCGAATTGTTTCTGTCTACAGAGATTAAACATAGATATGTTCTACATTGTTCTATAGTTTGGCTTTTAATTATGTTTTTAACATTTATTAAAAAAAATGAAAATAAATGTTGACTTTTATCGAATGCTTTGGTATAATGTAACTCGCCGCTGAAAACGGCGGCAAAACTTCTTCCAAAACACATCAATGACCGATGAAAAAGTTTTGAAGAAAATGTAGAAAAAGGTTGACAAAAACAACCGGACATGATATCCTATGAAAGTTGCTGCTGAGACAGCAAAGCAAAATCAGCACTTTGAAAACAGAAGATTGAACAGTATGTAAAACCCTGAAAATTCTAATAAAACAAGCCATGTTTGATGGCTTTGAATGAGAAAATTTCAGAACGAATACAAGTAATTGTATACGAACCAAACAACAAGTAAAACGGGAAATAAATTAGCTAGTTTGTTGATTTTGACCGTGGATTGAACTGGATGGCTAGTCCGGGCGGTAGGCTCATGAAGCTTTGCTTCATTCGCTACCATTTGCTTCGCAAATGTTCGCAGCTTTCCCATAACTCCCTTATGGAAGTAAACTTCCAACGGGATTTCTGGCAAATCTACGACCGCTTTCAAAGACTATCTGCTTAAATTTGAGAGTTCGATCCTGGCTCAGGATGAACGCTGGCGGCGTGCTTAACACATGCAAGTCGAGCGAAGCACTTTTAAGGAAGTTTTCGGATGGAATTAAAAGTGACTGAGCGGCGGACGGGTGAGTAACGCGTGGGTAACCTGCCTCATACAGGGGGATAACAGTTGGAAACGGCTGCTAATACCGCATAAGCGCACAGTGCTGCATGGCACAGTGTGAAAAACTCCGGTGGTATGAGATGGACCCGCGTCTGATTAGGTAGTTGGTGAGGTAACGGCCCACCAAGCCGACGATCAGTAGCCGACCTGAGAGGGTGACCGGCCACATTGGGACTGAGACACGGCCCAAACTCCTACGGGAGGCAGCAGTGGGGAATATTGGACAATGGGGGAAACCCTGATCCAGCGACGCCGCGTGAGTGAAGAAGTATTTCGGTATGTAAAGCTCTATCAGCAGGGAAGAAAATGACGGTACCTGACTAAGAAGCCCCGGCTAACTACGTGCCAGCAGCCGCGGTAATACGTAGGGGGCAAGCGTTATCCGGATTTACTGGGTGTAAAGGGAGCGTAGACGGCACTGCAAGTCTGGAGTGAAAGCCCGGGGCTCAACCCCGGGACTGCTTTGGAAACTGTGGTGCTGGAGTGCAGGAGAGGTAAGTGGAATTCCTAGTGTAGCGGTGAAATGCGTAGATATTAGGAGGAACACCAGTGGCGAAGGCGGCTTACTGGACTGTAACTGACGTTGAGGCTCGAAAGCGTGGGGAGCAAACAGGATTAGATACCCTGGTAGTCCACGCCGTAAACGATGAATACTAGGTGTTGGGGAGCAAAGCTCTTCGGTGCCGCCGCTAACGCAATAAGTATTCCACCTGGGGAGTACGTTCGCAAGAATGAAACTCAAAGGAATTGACGGGGACCCGCACAAGCGGTGGAGCATGTGGTTTAATTCGAAGCAACGCGAAGAACCTTACCAAGTCTTGACATCGGAATGACCGGTCCGTAACGGGGCCTTCCCTTCGGGGCATTCCAGACAGGTGGTGCATGGTTGTCGTCAGCTCGTGTCGTGAGATGTTGGGTTAAGTCCCGCAACGAGCGCAACCCTTATCCTTAGTAGCCAGCAGTTCGGCTGGGCACTCTGGGGAGACTGCCAGGGATAACCTGGAGGAAGGTGGGGATGACGTCAAATCATCATGCCCCTTATGATTTGGGCTACACACGTGCTACAATGGCGTAAACAAAGGGAAGCAAAGGAGCGATCTGGAGCAAACCCCAAAAATAACGTCTCAGTTCGGATTGTAGTCTGCAACTCGACTACATGAAGCTGGAATCGCTAGTAATCGCGGATCAGAATGCCGCGGTGAATACGTTCCCGGGTCTTGTACACACCGCCCGTCACACCATGGGAGTTGGTAACGCCCGAAGTCAGTGACCCAACCGTAAGGAGGGAGCTGCCGAAGGCGGGACTGATAACTGGGGTGAAGTCGTAACAAGGTAGCCGTATCGGAAGGTGCGGCTGGATCACCTCCTTTCTAAGGAAGAAGAAGTAAGGGTTTTAGATACTGTTGAGTCTTTGGTTTTCAAAGGAAGTAAAAAGAATAAAGAAACACCAAGAGAACCGTAATGTGGAACCTCGCGAATAATTCGCTCGGTCGCGGCTGCGCCGCTTATACAATGAATCAAAAAACTGCTTATGAAAGCAAGCTTTCAACACAGTTTTCCGCTTAATTGTGCACGCATTACTAGTGAGACACGAAATTTCTGGTGCCGATGCGCTTAGGGGAGACACCCGTTCCCATCCCGAACACGATGGTTAAGACTTAAGCGGCCGATGGTACTATGCTGGAGACGGCATGGGAGAGCAGGTGGGTGCCAGATTATTTATGGGGGTGTAGCTCAGTTGGGAGAGCACCTGCCTTGCAAGCAGGGGGTCAAGAGTTCGAATCTCTCCATCTCCATTTGATGTAGTTACGAAGGTGTACTTCGAAAAGCTGACGCTTTTCTCAGTCACGGCGTTCCACGCCTATACAATCACATAAAAGCTGCTTAGGAACACAAGTGTTCAACACAGTTTTCCATATGATTGTGCACGCTTCTGATTGCATCGCGCATGTACCTTGAAAACCACATATTGAAATATATCTAGATAGAGTTTTTATACGGTAAAGTATAAAGACGACATCAAGACATCCGAGGTGTTACATTGAAAGATGTAACCAAACAAAACTCGTTAAAGTAACCGTAACGTACGGTGAAATAACAAACCTAAGACCAGAGATACAACGCTATGTATCTTAGATCAGTAGCCCGCACCCGCAGGTGAACATCGAATTGGTTAAGCTAATAAGAGCGCAGGGTGGATGCCTTGGCACTAAGAGCCGATGAAAGACGTGATAAGCTGCGAAAAGCTTCGGGGAGGAGCAAATATCCTTTGATCCGGAGATATCTGAATGGGGAAACCCAGCTGAGCAAACCTCAGTTGTCGTATGGTGAATCCATAGCCATACGTCGGGAACCCGGGGAACTGAAACATCTAAGTACCCGGAGGAAAAGAAAGAAAACTCGATTTCCAAAGTAGCGGCGAGCGAAATGGAAGGAGCCTAAACCAGTATGCGTGCATACTGGGGTTATGGACTGCAAGAAGTGAGACGATTTGTTACCAGAACGGTCCTGGAAAGACCGGCCATAGAAAGTGAAAGCCTTGTATGGGAAAGCAATAGTCAGCGAGCAGGATCCAAAGTACCACGAGACACGAGAAACCTTGTGGGAATTCGGGGGGACCACCCCCCAAGGCTAAATACTACTTAGTGACCGATAGCGCATAGTACTGTGAAGGAAAGGTGAAAAGGACCCCGGGAGGGGAGTGAAAGAGAACCTGAAACCCTGTGTTTACAAGCTGTGGAACCACATTTTAAGTGGAACCGCGTACTTTTTGTAGAACGGTCCGGCGAGTTACCGTTACTGGCAAGGTTAAGCACTGAAGGTGCGGAGCCGAAGGGAAACCAAGTCTTAATAGGGCGAATGAGTCAGTAAAGGTAGACCCGAAACCGGGTGATCTACCCATGTCCAGGTTGAAGTTTCCGTAAAAGGAAATGGAGGACCGAACGCACATCCGTTGAAAAGGGTGGCGATGAGGTGTGGGTAGGGGAGAAATTCCAATCGAACCCGGAGATAGCTGGTTCTCCTCGAAATAGCTTTAGGGCTAGCCTCGTATTAGTCTGCCGGAGGTAGAGCACTGAATTTCCTAGGGGGCGTCAAAGCTTACCAAAGAATATCAAACTCCGAATGCCGGTCAGATGATGTACGGGAGTCAGACTGCACGAGATAAGTTGGGCAGTCAAAAGGGAAAGAGCCCAGACCACCAGCTAAGGTCCCAAAGTGCGTGTTAAGTGGAAAAGGATGTGGGATTTCAGAGACAACTAGGATGTTGGCTTAGAAGCAGCCACACATTCAAAGAGTGCGTAATAGCTCACTAGTCGAGAGGTCCTGCGCCGAAAATGTCCGGGGCTAAAACACGACACCGAAGCTGTGGAATGTATGTAAATACATTGGTAGAGGAGCATTCTTAACGCACAGAAGCATTACCGTAAGGAGATGTGGAGTGTTAAGAAGAGAGAATGCCGGAATGAGTAGCGAGATGGAGGTGAGAATCCTCCAGGCCGAATATCTAAGGTTTCCAGAGTAAAGCTGATCTGCTCTGGGTAAGTCGGGGCCTAAGGCGAGGTCGAAAGACGTAGTCGATGGACAACAGGTTGAAATTCCTGTACCGCATATCATCAGAACTGTGGGGACACAGAACCGAGGAAGAACCCGGGAATGAAAAGACCGGGGCAAGCATTTTACTGGCCAGAATGGAAAATCCATCTGGCAACAGGAAGGTGTGACGCGTACCGAACACAAGTAGGGAAGTCTTCGTAGGGGCTGTCAAGAAAAGCCGCTATTGTGTGATATGTGCCCGTACCGTAAACCGACACAGGTGGATGAGGAGAGAATCCTAAGGCCGGCGGGAGAAGCATTGTTAAGGAACTCGGCAAAATGACCCCGTAACTTCGGGATAAGGGGTGCCTGAGAAATCAGGCCGCAGAGAATAGGCTCAAGCAACTGTTTAGCAAAAACACAGGTCTATGCAAAACCGAAAGGTGAGGTATATGGGCTGACGCCTGCCCGGTGCTGGAAGGTTACGAGGAGGGGTTAGCGGAAACGCGAAGCTCTGAATTTAAGCCCCAGTAAACGGCGGCCGTAACTATAACGGTCCTAAGGTAGCGAAATTCCTTGTCGGGTAAGTTCCGACCCGCACGAAAGGCGTAATGATTTGAGCGCTGTCTCGACAATGCACCCGGTGAAATTGAAGTACCAGTGAAGATGCTGGTTACCTGCGCCAGGACGGAAAGACCCCATGGAGCTTTACTCCAGCTTGATACTGGGATTCGGTACTGCATGTACAGGATAGGTGGGAGGCATAGAAGCAAGGACGCCAGTCTTTGTGGAGCCGATGTTGGGATACCACCCTTGCGGTATTGGGTTTCTAACCTGCAGCCATGACCTGGCTGGGGGACAATGTCAGGCGGGGAGTTTGACTGGGGCGGTCGCCTCCGAAAGGGTATCGGAGGCGCTCAAAGGTTCCCTCAGAATGGACGGAAACCATTCGAAGAGTGCAAAGGCATAAGGGAGCTTGACTGCGACACCGACGGGTGGAGCAGGTAGGAAACTAGGACTTAGTGATCCGGTGGTATAAAGTGGGATTGCCATCGCTCAACGGATAAAAGCTACCCTGGGGATAACAGGCTTATCACTCCCAAGAGTTCACATCGACGGAGTGGTTTGGCACCTCGATGTCGGCTCATCGCATCCTGGGGCTGTAGTAGGTCCCAAGGGTTGGGCTGTTCGCCCATTAAAGCGGTACGCGAGCTGGGTTCAGAACGTCGTGAGACAGTTCGGTCCCTATCCGGCGTGGGCGTAGGATATTTGAGAGGAGCTGTCCTTAGTACGAGAGGACCGGGATGGACTGACCTCTGGTGTATCTGTTGGTGATCAACACCATGGCAGAGTAGCCAAGTCGGGAAGGGATAAACGCTGAAGGCATCTAAGCGTGAAGCCCCCCTCAAGATGAGATATCCCATCGCAAGAGTAAGACCCCTTGAAGACGACGAGGTAGATAGGGCAGAGGTGGAAGCATGGCAACATGTGGAGCTGACTGTCACTAATAGGTCGAGGGCTTAACCAGGTTGGTTTAGGTAAGAGGAAAGAACGGATGAAAACAGATATGTAACAATGTGTGGTTTTGAGGGTATATGAAGACCCCAAATAGAGAAGAAATAAGCGCGAGTGGCTCAGTTGGTGGAGTACGACCTTGCCAAGGTCGGGGTCGCGGGTTCGAGTCCCGTCTCGCGCTCTTAAGAAAACGTAGTATTTATGAGGGTTTCCGGGTTTCGGGAATCCTCATTTAGTTTACATAAATAAAAGTACTTAAAGTTTTTCCTTAAAGTTTTTGCTTTACCAGATTGTATCACGATATAGTCCTTTCCATATTAACATAGTTATTAATCAATTCTTTCTGCATTTCTGTATCTGATTGGGTATAAAACTGGATCAGTGTTTTTGGGCTATTTCCCATAATGGAAGAAATTAAAGCTGCATTAGGGCAGCGGCGCATATTGTTGGTCGCAAAGCTTGTACGAAAACCATATAAGGTGATGTATGGAAGTTTCATTTCACCATTTGGAAGTGATCCATGTTCTGTTTCATATTCTTCCATGGCCTTGTTATGAGCCGCAAGCAACCGTTTAAAAGCATATGCGTATTGTTTCGGCTTGATAGGATTTCCGTTCTGACTTACAAACAGGTAATCATTATCAGACCATGATTTATCCTCTAAGCGATTTTTCTTTTTCCATATGAGCCGTTTGTGTAGCAGATCATAAAGATGTTTAGGAATCGGTGGCTGCCTGTGTGATTGATGTGTCTTAAGGTTTGTTTCACATTCCCAATTATCATAACCTCTGTCAAAATCTATTAAATAGGTTGGCTTGTTGCTTAAGCAATTTTCAGTCAGGCCGCATACTTCACCGGGACGCGCTCCAAGGAGGGCGGATAAACAAAACATAGGATAATAATGAGATTCCATCACCTCCTGCAGATTTAAAAAATATGCTATTTCATCATCTGACCATGTAATCTTTTTACGGACCGGAACTGTACACCGGGTAATCCCTTCCATCGGGTTTTCCATGGGGGTAATGCATTTAAGCGGTGACACAGCATATCCGAAAAGGTTAGACAGTATATTGATACACTTATTAATAGTACCAGGGCTATGGCTTTGTTTCATAAGGTTCACATACTTCTGTATATGGGTAGCTTTAACTTTGGATACAGCCTTATCACCAAACACCTCTTTTATATAATCATTGTAGAATCTTTCATAAATTCTCCATGTGCTATTAGCGTATGTGGGTGGTGCGGTTGCATCATGCCAGATATCAAAAATTTCCTGAATGGTAGTCATGCGCTCTTTTTGTTTTCTCTTACCTTGTCCAGCTTCGATGGAACGCATGATATCAACCTCATCCTTACGAGCCTCCTTTTCCTTGTCTCTCATAGGCCCGGTAATGGATCTGCTTTCAACGGCATACCAGACGTTAGCAAAATAACGAACCGTAGTTTTCCCTGTTTTCTTTGATGTGTAGCGTTGTTTCTGAACACTCATTACATCATTCCTCCATAAATTATTTAATTTAGAGCATAAAAAATACACCTATACAGGCGCATGGAAAAATGATATAATAAATATGACCTTATATTATATCGGGACCATGCCCGTATAGTATCTTTAAGCCTTTGCGTTGGCCGCGCAAGGGCTTTTTTGTGCTGGAAGATAATGGAAAAAAGTTCCACTATCAATAAGTAAAAACATATTTATAATTAAATTTGCACCCAATCCCAAATACAAATACAAAAGAAGGGGATTGAGATATGAATGAAGCGTACATACATTTTAAAAGAAAAGATATATATGCGGTATTCTTTCGTAAAAACAGTTTAGTTTACTATAACTTGGACTTCTTAGGCGAGACAAAACGGTTCTTACTAATGTAAAACAAAGTTAATGTTTTGGGGTTGGGCGCATTTTAGCAATCCAGTCCTGAACTTCTTTTGAATTTTTATCTACAGGCTGATACTTCTTTTCAAATTCTTCTGGTGTTCTTGGTAAATCTTTCATTAGTGAATTTACACTATGGGCCAGATCGCCAGAATCATCATTGGAAATTTCTTTATCAAATTTTTTAAATTCTTTGTATATGTAATCCCAATACTCATCAGGAAGTCCCATTATCATATTTAAGCAAAACTTTTTAAAATCATTTTTTTCCGTTCCAAGTTTACCAATGTTTTGAATATACTTTACATCTTCGGATAGGAACATATTATCTTGTCCGCCTGCTCCAGTACGGAGCCATTCTTCATTTACACTAAATTCAGAACATATGAGTTTTATGGTCTGGTCAGATGGGTTATTGATTCCGGCCTCAATTTTACTTATAGAAGTTTTTGTTACTCTCAAACGTTTTCCAAATTCTTCCTGGCTTAATCCTAATTTTTTTCTAACTTCTTTGATCCTATTATTCAAAAATAATCACCTCCATCACTTGTAAATAGAGAATAACATATAAAGTAGATTCAGTCAACAAAAAAGTATTGACAAAGTAGACTAAATATAATATAGTGTAGATGTAGTTAACGAAAGCGAGGTGAAAAAAATGAAGAAAACAAACGAGATCACGCCTGAGGTTATCAAAAGACGCATGGGGCAGATGGAAGAGATGAATCAGATTTGGGAAAAAAGCCCGGAAAAAATAAGGGGTTACCTTGAAGGTTTCTCTGCGGCAGTTGTAGTTTTTGCTGGAATGCAAGAATCGCCGGAGCCGCGAAAGACGGGCTAACAGCCAGGGCAGCAGGCCGTACATTGAAAATTGAGAGGACGGATTAAAATGGATAAAGATAAGTTGGTAGTAGAGTATATTCAATTATGCCTGGAATTTGTATCATTGGCCGGACCTGATCCGATAGATCAAGAGGAAAGGAATCATATTATCAATCGAATCAAGCAGATCCGGGAGTTACTGGGAATGGAACC is a window of [Clostridium] saccharolyticum WM1 DNA encoding:
- a CDS encoding NUDIX hydrolase N-terminal domain-containing protein; the encoded protein is MMKNKKWLEWAVELQAIAQAGLFYAKDCFDQERYERIREISADIISNQSEMPVEKVKDLFCGEIGYQTPKIDSRAAIFKDNRILLVKETNGKWSLPGGWVDVNRSVKENIIKEVKEEAGLEVKVLRVIAVQDREKHNLPVYAYKICKIFMECTVIGGSFQINHETTDSRYFSLEELPPLAEEKCNAEQIRMCFQAYFDQQWKTLLD
- a CDS encoding CarD family transcriptional regulator, which codes for MYQVGDNIVFGSKGICRVEHVGVLEIADMPRNKMYYTLNPYFIKGSKFYTPVDNDKVIMRPVIPKDEAMKLIDDIKNIDSLWVADEKRRESEYKEAMKRCDCRELVKIIKTIYFRKQSRLKDGKKLTTIDTKYFKLAEENFYGELAISLNMDVKAVKEFVRTRVKKLVIE
- a CDS encoding tyrosine-type recombinase/integrase, translated to MRSIEAGQGKRKQKERMTTIQEIFDIWHDATAPPTYANSTWRIYERFYNDYIKEVFGDKAVSKVKATHIQKYVNLMKQSHSPGTINKCINILSNLFGYAVSPLKCITPMENPMEGITRCTVPVRKKITWSDDEIAYFLNLQEVMESHYYPMFCLSALLGARPGEVCGLTENCLSNKPTYLIDFDRGYDNWECETNLKTHQSHRQPPIPKHLYDLLHKRLIWKKKNRLEDKSWSDNDYLFVSQNGNPIKPKQYAYAFKRLLAAHNKAMEEYETEHGSLPNGEMKLPYITLYGFRTSFATNNMRRCPNAALISSIMGNSPKTLIQFYTQSDTEMQKELINNYVNMERTIS
- a CDS encoding helix-turn-helix domain-containing protein, which gives rise to MNNRIKEVRKKLGLSQEEFGKRLRVTKTSISKIEAGINNPSDQTIKLICSEFSVNEEWLRTGAGGQDNMFLSEDVKYIQNIGKLGTEKNDFKKFCLNMIMGLPDEYWDYIYKEFKKFDKEISNDDSGDLAHSVNSLMKDLPRTPEEFEKKYQPVDKNSKEVQDWIAKMRPTPKH